The Streptomyces griseorubiginosus genome has a window encoding:
- a CDS encoding DUF6262 family protein: protein MEAALPGHRPARAPGRVDLLQLLAPRGNPAPLAEARRRDSLDKRTRVLTAITALEKEGQPVTFAAVARTARVSAWLTYAPGVREHIEAAQLRQARLTTIPAQLGNPPTFISLRAELELAREEIKELRTERDRLHDALRHQLGRQLDALHTPDLAAKAEELARQNVHLTSQLQQASAARTAAEKLLSFRR from the coding sequence GTGGAAGCAGCGCTGCCAGGTCACCGGCCAGCTCGGGCACCAGGACGCGTCGATCTCCTCCAGCTGCTCGCGCCCCGCGGCAACCCCGCTCCCCTCGCCGAAGCCAGACGTCGCGACAGCCTCGACAAACGCACCCGCGTCCTGACCGCCATCACCGCTCTCGAAAAGGAAGGACAGCCGGTCACCTTCGCCGCCGTCGCCCGAACCGCCCGCGTCTCCGCCTGGCTCACCTACGCCCCCGGCGTGCGCGAGCACATCGAAGCCGCCCAGCTCCGCCAAGCCCGCCTCACCACCATCCCGGCCCAGCTAGGAAACCCGCCCACTTTCATCAGCCTGCGTGCGGAACTCGAACTCGCCCGCGAAGAGATCAAGGAGCTCCGCACGGAACGCGACCGGCTCCACGACGCCCTACGCCACCAGCTGGGCCGGCAGCTCGACGCTCTCCACACCCCCGACCTGGCGGCCAAGGCCGAGGAACTGGCGCGTCAAAACGTGCACCTCACCAGCCAGCTCCAACAGGCCTCAGCAGCGAGGACCGCGGCTGAGAAGCTGTTGTCTTTCCGTAGGTGA
- a CDS encoding helicase associated domain-containing protein → MTWQRCFHLVRMHLDAGEALPTETGDVVRQGEDLGRWAQSVRLGWDQLTAVQQWMCEQVLGIEPASEDEKPPPRRTQADKWAMNYEAAKQFYEREGHLQVPRKWVERIVGGEGQEEREHKLGAWIGNQRSRAATLTPERMELLSAIGMRWT, encoded by the coding sequence GTGACCTGGCAGCGCTGCTTCCACCTCGTGCGGATGCACCTGGACGCCGGTGAGGCGCTGCCCACCGAGACGGGCGACGTCGTGCGCCAGGGCGAGGACCTCGGGCGGTGGGCGCAGTCGGTGCGGCTCGGCTGGGACCAGCTCACGGCCGTGCAGCAGTGGATGTGCGAGCAGGTCCTCGGGATCGAGCCCGCCAGCGAGGACGAGAAGCCGCCGCCGCGCCGTACGCAGGCCGACAAGTGGGCGATGAACTACGAGGCCGCCAAGCAGTTCTACGAGCGTGAGGGGCACCTTCAGGTCCCCAGGAAGTGGGTCGAGCGGATCGTCGGCGGCGAGGGCCAGGAGGAGCGAGAGCACAAGCTGGGGGCCTGGATCGGGAATCAACGCAGCAGAGCCGCGACGCTGACCCCAGAACGGATGGAGCTGCTGTCCGCGATCGGGATGCGCTGGACGTGA
- a CDS encoding dsDNA nuclease domain-containing protein has protein sequence MDDAAGVGFGPEGIGAPPEADGSAHALFELAPEEDSGSDTLGRYRYQAEVAARDCLAMLTQEAIDFVVCEWHEDFVVARTDGSVELVSVKHREGTQGPWTLTELCKSGGLTHLFDRWCACECADNVHLRLATNAALKPGKGNAGVLARMCGPEPELTTGLTAMAEAVARQMLKVRWKQPYPNVPKTPECRIADIRIPAGFVDKVVRFLAVLEISCKPPQRENITDVNIQRLLVPAVKQLQLAHVDLEATYRGIVERIERANRDESDRTQLAVYIADPGRVRHSTQMQQRVGRRRITREILRQEIAYTTVQLPTFPRGKAPVVAPGGTKLHRKLRRGLVPSDEAAFAERLRSAWYTTWSERRSGLAGDETDLLNLSTDILEIVFECRRHARAQVPEGSEFGNKMNDLLAERLRVDTLPSLPPFQLNNQHLRGLAYQLCDDCLFFFSETFNADEEAS, from the coding sequence ATGGACGATGCGGCGGGTGTGGGCTTTGGGCCCGAGGGCATCGGAGCGCCACCTGAAGCAGACGGCTCAGCGCACGCGCTCTTCGAACTGGCTCCGGAGGAAGACAGCGGCTCGGACACACTGGGCCGATACCGGTATCAGGCCGAGGTAGCCGCACGGGACTGTCTGGCCATGCTCACGCAGGAGGCCATCGACTTCGTCGTCTGCGAGTGGCATGAGGACTTCGTCGTGGCGCGGACCGACGGGTCAGTAGAACTGGTCTCCGTCAAGCATCGCGAAGGGACCCAAGGGCCGTGGACGCTCACCGAACTGTGCAAGAGCGGCGGCCTGACCCATCTCTTCGACCGGTGGTGCGCGTGTGAGTGTGCGGACAATGTCCATCTCAGACTGGCGACGAACGCGGCTCTGAAGCCGGGCAAGGGCAATGCTGGCGTGCTGGCTCGGATGTGCGGCCCGGAGCCAGAACTTACGACTGGCTTGACCGCCATGGCGGAGGCAGTCGCACGCCAGATGCTCAAAGTCCGCTGGAAGCAGCCCTACCCCAACGTGCCGAAGACTCCCGAGTGCAGGATCGCGGACATTCGGATACCCGCTGGCTTCGTCGACAAGGTTGTTCGTTTTCTCGCGGTCCTGGAGATCTCCTGCAAGCCACCCCAGCGCGAGAACATCACTGACGTCAATATCCAGCGGCTTCTGGTGCCTGCGGTCAAGCAACTGCAGCTGGCCCATGTTGACCTTGAGGCCACCTATCGGGGCATTGTGGAGCGGATCGAGCGCGCCAACCGCGACGAGAGCGACCGCACCCAGCTCGCCGTGTACATCGCCGACCCGGGGCGTGTCCGCCACAGCACTCAGATGCAGCAGCGCGTTGGCAGGCGCAGAATCACCCGCGAAATCCTCCGTCAGGAGATCGCGTACACGACGGTGCAGCTGCCCACGTTCCCCCGCGGCAAGGCGCCCGTTGTGGCACCGGGAGGCACCAAGCTCCACCGCAAACTACGCCGGGGTCTGGTGCCCTCCGACGAAGCGGCCTTCGCCGAGAGGCTCCGGTCCGCGTGGTACACGACCTGGTCCGAGCGGCGCTCCGGCCTGGCGGGGGACGAAACGGACCTGCTGAACCTGTCCACGGACATCCTGGAGATTGTCTTCGAGTGCCGGCGCCATGCCCGTGCGCAGGTACCCGAGGGCAGCGAGTTCGGCAACAAAATGAACGACCTGCTGGCTGAGCGGCTGAGGGTCGACACTCTGCCCTCGCTACCGCCCTTTCAGCTCAACAACCAGCACCTGCGAGGGCTGGCCTACCAATTGTGCGACGACTGTCTCTTCTTCTTCTCCGAGACGTTTAACGCGGACGAGGAAGCCTCATGA
- a CDS encoding transposase, with protein MASTTPIPAGDDPAPKPKRRTFSAEYKLRIVAEYDAAPAGEKGAILRRERLYHSHIIEWRQAREAGALDALADRRTSAVRPKKAAEQAELERLRKKVARLEKDLARRDAALEVMGKANALLELLSESAD; from the coding sequence ATGGCCAGCACGACCCCGATACCCGCCGGTGACGATCCGGCGCCGAAGCCGAAGCGGCGGACGTTTTCCGCGGAGTACAAGCTGCGGATCGTTGCCGAGTACGACGCCGCCCCGGCCGGGGAGAAAGGCGCGATCCTGCGCCGTGAGCGGCTGTACCACTCGCACATCATCGAGTGGCGCCAGGCCCGCGAGGCCGGCGCCCTGGATGCCCTGGCCGACCGGCGGACCTCGGCGGTGCGGCCGAAGAAGGCGGCCGAGCAGGCCGAGCTGGAACGGCTGCGCAAGAAGGTCGCACGACTGGAGAAGGACCTGGCCCGCCGGGACGCGGCCCTGGAAGTCATGGGAAAAGCCAACGCGCTCTTGGAACTGCTCTCCGAGAGCGCGGACTGA
- a CDS encoding ATP-binding protein, whose protein sequence is MAVNLRVISLTVTTATAEQTYRFNRPATVITGPIGTGKSSLLMLFKHALGGSAMLTPAVRENVLSVQAEVVAGGEHVVLRPVVVKSNETFAVL, encoded by the coding sequence ATGGCCGTCAACCTGCGCGTCATCTCCCTGACCGTCACGACCGCCACGGCGGAACAGACCTACCGCTTCAACCGGCCTGCCACTGTCATCACGGGCCCCATCGGCACTGGCAAGTCCAGCCTGCTGATGCTCTTCAAACATGCCCTTGGTGGCAGCGCCATGCTCACTCCGGCGGTCCGCGAGAACGTGCTGTCCGTCCAAGCCGAGGTCGTGGCCGGCGGTGAACATGTGGTCCTCAGGCCGGTAGTTGTCAAGTCAAATGAGACGTTCGCGGTGCTATGA
- a CDS encoding IS3 family transposase gives MQGQLGTTAACRLTGRSRATHYRHINPKPKPAPSPRPTPASALSPAERAEILALLNRPEYVDLPPAQVWARELDAGNYWCSERTMYRILSAAGQNGERRRQATHPPRTIPELTATGPSQVFTWDITKLPGPDKGIWYHAYVIIDIFSRYIVGHTVERAETAERAEELIRETIERNGIVPETVHADRGTSMTSKKVSQLLIDLGITRSHSRPRVSNDNPYSESQFRTTKYTADYPERFDSLAHAREWMDAFITYYNHDHRHSGIGLHTPASVHFGTAEEVRDQRATALAEAYERHPERFARRPRPPEIPGQVWINDPAKRRQPEPQGS, from the coding sequence GTGCAGGGCCAGTTGGGGACCACAGCAGCCTGCCGGCTGACCGGGCGCTCACGCGCCACCCACTACCGTCACATCAACCCCAAGCCGAAGCCCGCACCGTCCCCAAGACCTACGCCCGCCTCGGCCCTCTCGCCGGCCGAACGGGCAGAGATCCTGGCGCTGTTGAACCGGCCGGAGTACGTAGACCTGCCGCCCGCGCAGGTCTGGGCGCGTGAGCTGGACGCGGGGAACTACTGGTGCTCGGAGCGGACGATGTACCGGATCCTGTCCGCCGCCGGGCAGAACGGCGAACGCCGCCGCCAGGCCACCCACCCGCCCAGGACGATCCCCGAGCTGACGGCGACCGGCCCCTCGCAGGTCTTCACCTGGGACATCACGAAGCTGCCCGGCCCGGACAAGGGCATCTGGTACCACGCCTACGTGATCATCGACATCTTCAGCCGCTACATCGTCGGCCACACCGTCGAGCGGGCCGAAACGGCTGAGCGGGCGGAGGAGTTGATCCGCGAGACGATCGAGCGCAACGGCATCGTGCCAGAGACCGTGCACGCAGACCGCGGCACCTCGATGACCAGCAAGAAGGTGTCCCAACTGCTGATCGACCTCGGCATCACCAGGAGCCACTCGCGCCCCAGGGTCAGCAACGACAACCCATACTCGGAAAGCCAGTTCAGGACCACGAAGTACACCGCCGACTACCCAGAACGGTTCGATTCGCTGGCCCATGCCCGGGAGTGGATGGACGCCTTCATCACCTACTACAACCACGACCACAGACACTCCGGGATCGGCCTGCACACCCCCGCCTCCGTCCACTTCGGCACTGCAGAGGAGGTCCGCGACCAGCGGGCCACCGCTCTCGCCGAGGCATACGAACGCCACCCCGAACGCTTCGCCCGCCGACCAAGACCACCCGAGATACCCGGCCAGGTCTGGATCAACGACCCGGCGAAACGAAGGCAACCCGAACCACAAGGTTCATAG
- a CDS encoding IS5 family transposase, which produces MYGNAADRPHRVRRYPSDLTDAEWAVVRDLLPVPGWLEGRGGQPEGYCHRQMIDAIRYLVAGGITWRAMPADFPAWDRVYAFWRRWRDNGLIGELHDRLRDRLRSAEGRDPEPTAGVIDAQSVKGAASVPAATRGFDAGKKINGRKRHIVVDTLGLLLAVTVTAASVTDREAGQTLLARLRQRHWRITRVWADGGYTGQLVDLARSILRIALTVVKRSDDTSGFTVLPKRWLVERTFAWLMRTRRLTRDYETRTDSSEAMIHWSMSMVMSRRLAKRGH; this is translated from the coding sequence GTGTACGGCAACGCGGCCGATCGTCCGCACCGTGTCCGGCGTTACCCGTCGGACCTGACGGACGCCGAATGGGCGGTGGTGCGGGACCTGCTGCCGGTGCCGGGCTGGCTGGAAGGCAGGGGCGGACAGCCGGAGGGCTATTGCCATCGGCAGATGATCGACGCGATCCGCTACCTGGTCGCCGGCGGCATCACCTGGCGGGCGATGCCCGCGGACTTCCCCGCCTGGGACCGCGTCTACGCGTTCTGGCGGCGCTGGCGCGACAACGGCCTGATCGGTGAACTCCACGACCGTCTCCGCGACCGTCTCCGCAGTGCCGAAGGACGGGATCCGGAGCCGACCGCAGGCGTCATCGACGCCCAGTCGGTCAAAGGGGCAGCCTCGGTGCCGGCCGCCACGCGTGGCTTCGACGCGGGGAAAAAGATCAACGGACGCAAGCGGCACATCGTGGTCGACACCCTCGGGCTGCTGCTGGCCGTCACCGTCACCGCGGCGTCGGTCACCGACCGCGAGGCCGGGCAGACACTGCTGGCCCGCCTGCGGCAGCGGCACTGGCGGATCACGCGAGTGTGGGCCGACGGCGGCTACACCGGACAGCTCGTCGACCTCGCCCGCAGCATCCTGCGGATCGCCCTGACCGTCGTCAAACGCAGCGACGACACCAGCGGATTCACCGTGCTGCCCAAAAGGTGGCTGGTGGAACGCACGTTCGCATGGCTGATGCGCACCCGCCGCCTGACCCGCGACTACGAGACTCGCACCGACAGTTCGGAGGCGATGATCCACTGGTCGATGAGCATGGTCATGAGCCGCCGCCTCGCGAAACGGGGACACTGA
- a CDS encoding ankyrin repeat domain-containing protein — protein sequence MGVEPLLAAVRSRDAEAVHALLDAGADPEVTDEHGTPILCLAVDTVAVEVVEALVILARLDRVAPDGRTALLRAVDRGAYDIVEMLITQGAAMWHTDPDGRDALALAWYWHETGATEVLRRRTGQPAPAACRTVASGEGTTWEELSTGALTVRTGHSAILTALEPRYGITAPFGELLARATTEPDVEHGVWWATTHELQHRHDPAIWEAAASLRTRTDPLERYFGAEVLRLTHLFDDSGEDPYDGPLTSLFLPWVEEEPDPRVVRALTAGLAEARDPRAEQRLPALTRHPDARVRQWAVGGLYRVVTAGDPDALAAVVECTADAEAAVRRVACTVLGAAPPHAAAAFDVLAARLTDADEGVRVEAAARLALRDDPRGDDLLEALAAPDEASPYYGLLYDVHRHRLPGR from the coding sequence ATGGGCGTGGAGCCATTGCTGGCGGCGGTGCGCAGCCGGGACGCCGAAGCGGTTCACGCGCTGCTGGACGCGGGTGCAGACCCCGAGGTCACCGACGAGCACGGCACCCCGATCCTCTGCCTGGCGGTGGATACCGTCGCCGTGGAGGTCGTCGAAGCCCTGGTGATCTTGGCGCGGCTGGATCGTGTCGCTCCGGACGGCCGGACCGCGCTACTGCGGGCCGTCGACCGGGGTGCTTACGACATCGTGGAGATGCTGATCACTCAGGGCGCTGCGATGTGGCACACCGACCCCGATGGCCGTGACGCCCTGGCGCTGGCCTGGTACTGGCACGAGACGGGCGCCACGGAGGTGCTGCGCCGCAGGACAGGCCAACCGGCGCCGGCCGCCTGCAGGACCGTCGCGTCCGGCGAGGGGACGACCTGGGAAGAACTGTCCACGGGTGCCCTGACCGTCCGCACCGGACACAGCGCGATCCTCACCGCGCTGGAACCGCGGTACGGCATCACCGCTCCCTTCGGTGAACTGCTCGCCCGCGCCACCACCGAGCCGGACGTCGAGCACGGCGTGTGGTGGGCGACGACACACGAACTGCAGCACCGCCACGACCCCGCCATCTGGGAAGCAGCCGCGTCTTTGCGCACCCGGACGGACCCGCTGGAGCGGTACTTCGGTGCGGAAGTGCTGCGCCTGACCCACCTCTTCGACGACAGCGGCGAAGACCCATACGACGGGCCGTTGACCAGTCTGTTTCTGCCGTGGGTGGAGGAGGAGCCGGACCCGCGGGTGGTTCGGGCGCTCACCGCTGGGCTTGCCGAAGCCCGCGATCCGCGGGCCGAGCAGCGGCTGCCTGCTCTGACCAGGCATCCCGATGCCAGGGTCCGTCAGTGGGCGGTCGGCGGGCTGTACCGCGTTGTCACGGCAGGGGACCCGGATGCGCTCGCCGCCGTCGTAGAGTGCACCGCCGACGCCGAGGCGGCGGTCCGCCGGGTGGCGTGCACCGTCCTCGGCGCAGCGCCGCCACACGCGGCGGCCGCCTTTGACGTACTGGCCGCACGTCTCACCGACGCGGACGAGGGTGTCCGCGTCGAGGCCGCCGCTCGGCTCGCCCTGCGTGATGACCCGCGCGGCGACGACCTGCTTGAGGCCCTGGCCGCCCCGGACGAGGCCTCGCCGTACTACGGGCTCCTGTACGACGTGCACCGGCATCGCCTCCCGGGCCGCTAA
- a CDS encoding Helicase associated domain protein: MAPGQDMPVRGLRAQVIAATGSGKTFIGVLTARKLRAGRVLVLVPTLDLLVQMAAAWRAGGRAGVFYGICSLRADEAPFACTTDVEELVAWTRGLETVTVFATYASVGMGTLQRAHAAGLAPWSLVIVDEAHRTSGRAGKPGAAVHDNERIPADRRLYMTATPRVWEAPDAGGGGGSGPVLVASMEDDPDGVFGSVAYKLTLSQARDRGLVAAYQVVCVDVADPQLQAAALLGLESRSDNVRGSRLAALQTAAVKTAAVRGLRRMLTFHYRTSEAEAMAAGVPAVARRLWEDDPATYAEPDRVWADWLCGEHSPTHRRETLATFADSVGEGVDGGLVPMRLRMLSSVRVLGEGVDSPGCDSVFFGDVRGSAVDILQIVGRALRMRPGDGKVASLVVPVFLAPGEDPDAMLTSKGYNSLAKVLAALRSHDTETIEQLAEQQAPSRAAKPSAAETAVSGRASGEGGPSGPAQGLLSFSTPRDPAILAQFMNLRVLRPENTYWRAGIQAATRYAKEHGDLRVPYAFTTPGHWDPAGFPLGTWIADQRRFFHAGQMNPKRAAELDDLGMVWSHWDVAFQEGLSAAAEWAAEHGHLLPPATAVWNGYPVGVWTKNQRTAGRLADTIVQRREAGLPVGSTTGALSEERRDALEAIDPSWCPTWPVAWQRNYRLCRKLIEDSQPLPTMPGQVSVQGEDLGAWVQAQRLGWEQLLPAQAWMLENMLHLTPAEPDEKPPARRTQADKWAINLRAAQQYHAREDSLQVPRKHVEQLTEPDGAVTEVKLGQFLDNTRRRADKLTEERRAELDALGMRW; encoded by the coding sequence TTGGCTCCGGGGCAGGACATGCCTGTGCGGGGTCTGCGGGCGCAGGTCATTGCTGCGACTGGTTCGGGTAAGACGTTCATCGGGGTGCTGACCGCGCGGAAGTTGCGGGCGGGGCGGGTCCTGGTGTTGGTGCCGACCTTGGATCTGCTGGTGCAGATGGCAGCTGCGTGGCGGGCCGGCGGCCGTGCAGGGGTGTTCTACGGGATCTGCTCGTTGCGGGCGGATGAGGCGCCGTTCGCGTGCACCACGGACGTGGAGGAGTTGGTGGCGTGGACGCGGGGGTTGGAGACCGTCACGGTGTTCGCCACATATGCCTCGGTCGGCATGGGCACCCTGCAGCGAGCCCACGCAGCCGGTTTGGCCCCGTGGTCGCTGGTCATCGTGGACGAGGCGCACCGCACCAGTGGTCGGGCTGGGAAGCCGGGGGCGGCGGTGCATGACAATGAGCGGATCCCTGCGGATCGACGGTTGTATATGACGGCGACTCCGCGGGTGTGGGAGGCGCCGGATGCCGGGGGTGGGGGTGGTTCGGGGCCGGTGCTGGTCGCTTCGATGGAAGACGATCCGGACGGGGTGTTCGGGTCGGTGGCGTACAAGCTGACGCTGTCGCAGGCGCGGGATCGGGGGTTGGTCGCGGCGTATCAGGTCGTGTGCGTGGACGTTGCCGACCCGCAGTTGCAGGCGGCCGCGCTGCTCGGGCTGGAGTCCCGCTCCGACAACGTGCGGGGGTCTCGTCTTGCGGCGTTGCAGACAGCTGCGGTGAAGACCGCCGCTGTGCGGGGTCTGCGCAGGATGCTGACGTTTCACTACCGGACCAGTGAGGCGGAGGCGATGGCGGCCGGGGTGCCGGCCGTCGCCCGGCGGCTGTGGGAGGACGACCCGGCCACGTATGCGGAGCCGGACCGGGTGTGGGCGGACTGGCTGTGCGGGGAGCACTCTCCCACTCACCGTCGCGAGACCCTGGCAACGTTCGCTGACTCGGTCGGCGAAGGGGTCGATGGGGGCCTGGTGCCGATGCGGCTGCGCATGCTGAGCTCCGTTCGCGTCCTCGGCGAGGGCGTCGACTCGCCGGGATGCGACAGTGTGTTCTTCGGCGATGTACGCGGATCTGCCGTCGACATCCTTCAGATCGTCGGCCGCGCCCTACGCATGCGGCCCGGTGATGGCAAGGTCGCCAGCCTGGTCGTGCCGGTCTTCCTCGCCCCCGGCGAGGACCCCGACGCCATGCTCACCTCCAAGGGCTACAACAGCCTGGCCAAGGTGCTGGCCGCGCTGCGCTCACACGACACCGAGACCATCGAGCAGCTCGCGGAACAGCAAGCCCCCAGCCGCGCCGCCAAGCCGTCGGCCGCTGAGACCGCCGTAAGTGGCCGGGCAAGTGGGGAGGGTGGGCCGTCGGGTCCGGCACAGGGACTCTTGTCCTTCTCCACGCCGCGTGATCCGGCGATTCTGGCGCAGTTCATGAACCTGCGTGTGCTCCGACCAGAGAACACGTACTGGCGCGCCGGAATCCAAGCCGCCACCCGCTACGCGAAAGAACACGGGGATCTGCGCGTGCCGTATGCGTTCACCACACCAGGCCACTGGGACCCCGCAGGCTTTCCTCTGGGGACGTGGATCGCGGATCAGCGCAGGTTTTTCCATGCGGGCCAGATGAATCCGAAGCGGGCCGCCGAATTGGACGATCTGGGCATGGTGTGGTCGCACTGGGACGTCGCCTTCCAGGAAGGACTGTCAGCGGCGGCAGAGTGGGCAGCCGAACACGGGCACCTGCTGCCGCCCGCCACGGCCGTCTGGAACGGCTACCCCGTGGGCGTCTGGACGAAGAACCAGCGGACCGCCGGACGGCTCGCGGATACCATCGTGCAGCGGCGCGAGGCCGGGCTGCCCGTCGGCTCCACCACCGGCGCGCTGTCTGAGGAACGCCGGGACGCGCTCGAGGCCATCGACCCATCCTGGTGCCCGACCTGGCCCGTCGCCTGGCAACGCAACTATCGGCTGTGCCGGAAGCTGATCGAGGATAGCCAGCCACTCCCCACCATGCCGGGACAGGTGAGCGTGCAGGGCGAGGACCTAGGCGCGTGGGTCCAGGCGCAGCGCTTGGGCTGGGAGCAGCTGCTGCCAGCACAGGCCTGGATGCTGGAAAACATGCTCCACCTCACCCCGGCAGAGCCCGACGAGAAGCCCCCGGCACGCCGTACTCAGGCCGACAAATGGGCGATCAACCTTCGCGCCGCCCAGCAGTACCACGCCCGGGAGGACAGCCTGCAGGTCCCGCGTAAGCACGTGGAACAGCTCACCGAGCCCGATGGGGCCGTGACCGAGGTCAAGCTCGGCCAGTTCCTCGACAACACCCGCCGCCGCGCCGACAAGCTCACCGAGGAACGACGCGCCGAACTCGACGCCCTCGGCATGCGCTGGTGA